Genomic window (Indicator indicator isolate 239-I01 chromosome 13, UM_Iind_1.1, whole genome shotgun sequence):
AaatcttttccccctctcttttttttcttactgttagCCTGGTTCTGCATGGCTCTTGACTCGCCTCATTTCTTCCTCTGGTCTGATCCTTGTTCAGCACCCACCCAGACCTGTCAGTGCAGATTGTTTGCAGGACACTGGGACCCCTTTTTCAACCTGACATCTCTCATACTGGTGGTTTCAACCATGCCTGCCCACAGTGTCTGTCACTTCCCATTTCACCCTTGTCATGATTTCCCTCCCTCACTGGGATATCTCACTGTGGTTTCTGTGTCAGAGCAGCACAAGCAGCGTGGCAGTTGCTCTTTATTGTCATCCTTTGTTCCTtaaatggctgctgctgctttaaaacTCTCTGATAACAACAGAGATGTGCCTAGACATGcaatgtgtgtgtctgtctctgAAATTTCAGGCTTGATGATGGTTGCCCTTGCCTTGCCTGAGGCTCAAATGTTTCAGCTCCAGTCTCTTACTGCAGTTGCTTGAATCTGGAAAGCCAGAGGTTGTGCTTACCTGGAACTTTTGTTTTACATGCCTCAGGATTTCTCTCTGATGCCTGGGGAGCCCTGTGAGAGTGTGAACCCCTCCTTAGACAGAAGGATTTCAGCTGCCAGCAAGAAGTCAGTCAAGAGGGAAGGACTGAGGGAAGTGATTTTCCCATCCAATTATGACCTCCTGTGCCACTTGCAGTACGCAACGCATTTCCCTGTGCCTCTGGTGAGTGACCTCTGCTTGTCTGCCCaacagtgctgcctgctgtgacagcagaACCTCCAAAGGAAGGGAAGCTCCCtgtctgcagggagctgggtgcTGTGACCTCTGCCTGAGGACCCCATGCCCACACTGTGGCTGTGGGGGTAGGTTTAGAGAAGCCCATGGGCATCCAAATGGGGTCAGAGGAAGGAGACCTAATATTGTGTGCTGGCTTCTTTGGGCACCACAataaaccaccacagtccaggGGCTAGACAACTTGATGTTGTGGTTGGGCAGATGGATGGCTACCAAAATATCTGACAGAAGCAGTTCTGACATGTACAGGACAGAAGGGTGTTACTTCCTCCCATCCActccctgctgcttctggcatggagttttggctgctgctgctgttgtgtttgTCTGTAGGCTCATGGCAACTTCAGAAAGCCCCATGAATAACTTTCCAGATCCCAAACCCTCATTCAGATGGCTTCTtgtgttttctgctgtgctgagaaagGGCCCAGATACTGAATGAGCCTTGAGCTGGAATGAATCTACTTGAGAATGACTCTTATGATTGTTGTACCAACagtgataagttctaaacagtATTGAATGCtctcagtgccaggcacagcttgCTTTGCTTTAGATGTCTCACTCCACAAAGTCTGGGTTCTGATTTATTGCAAGTTAAATTGTTATGAGAACACTGAATGAGCTATTTCTGTTCACAAGACTTTTGGATACTTGCTTCAAGTTTTGAGTCATATTTTGCCCATTTTAAGgatcagggaaagaaaaaaaggacaccttggttttgtttctggaaTGTTTTTGATTTGGGGATGGAGCTAATCCAGGTATCTGGGGTTTTCCTATGCAAATAGATGATTCTACAGATGTATTGGTTTTTTGGAAGTACCTGTCAACTAGAATCTTAATAAACTGAGTTGCTGTGTCCTAAATACAGAGAACacacagtacctgaaggaggcctacaagaaggatggagagaagctgtttacaaaagcctgcagtgacagcatgaggggcaatggcttcaaaccagaggagatttagaatggatattaggaacaggttctttacagtgaaggtggtggaacactgcaacgggttgcccagggaggtggttggggccccagccctggagatactcgacagagctctgggcacctgatctagctgaggatgtccctgctgactgtagagggggttggactggatgacctttggaggtctcttccaacccagaccattctatgattctatgatttatccTTTTTATCTTAATTTCCTTGAATTTCCTGTAATAACAAATTAGCTTTTTCCTATTTCTTGAAGCAGCAGCATCAAGGAGAGGCCATGGAACTTGGCAAGAACAAGacatttctttattaaaaactGCAGGAGTGATGTAAGCAGATAATTAGTGCAGCTtaaaatcacaggatgttaggggttggaagggacctctgaagatcatccagtccaagccccctgccagagcaggaccatagaatccagcacaggtcacacaggaacacatccagatggggcttgaaagtctccagagaaggagactggagTAAATAATGCCCTCTGAAGTGCTTTTTGGGGGTAACTGTGTATATGAaaactctgcagctgcagagctgctgttaaATAATCTCTTGGTGTGCCATACTGAAGGGAGAACGTGAGCTGCTTGCCATAAATAATCACACTGCTGTGTTTGAGCCTGTCTGGACAGGCTGTGTTCtccagcattgctgatccctgTAGATCATCACTGGTACATGGATCTGAAAGGCATTGTTGAACACTCTGCTCCCTCAGACCTGTGATCTGACCCTGTAACAGAGCCAGCTGGGTTTGgtcaggtttttttctcctcctgcttgggCTTGTGGTTGAGCAGGGATGTCGTTAGCCACATCAGGTGTGcttgcagctgcacagctgctaTTCGTGCTGCAGgtgcttcagctggctgtcagccattccttctgcctctgctgtaGCCTTCTGTCCTGCACCTCTGTCTGTGGAAGGCTTTCCCTCCTTGGATGCTGCAAAAGTCTCAGTAACCTTCAGTCTGAAGGATTGGGAGAGGTGGTAGTACAGGACGGGGTCGAAGCAGAGGTTGGACACTGCCAACAGCAGGGTAGCTTCCTTGGCCTTGAAAAGAGCTTGCTTGAGAGAGCAGCTGGTGATGGTGTGGCTTTGGCTGAGGGTGTAGGGGATGCGGACGATGTGGTAggggaggaagcagagcaggtaGCCTGCAGTCACCAGCAGGATGCTGACCAGGGCCCTCCTGGCGTGCACGTAGCCCTCGCTGTACTTGTTGCGGTACAGCTGCCTGACTGCCAGGAAGTTGGAGATCAGGATCATGGCTGAGAAGTTCAGGAATATGGCTGTGCAGATGAAGTTGGTGAAGACGTGCCAGTCCCTGCCAAATTTGGTCTTGAAATCGATGCAGGTGGCTCCAGGCCTCTCTTTGATGGTTCTGATGGGGATGGCCATGTTGGGCACTGTTACCAGGAGAACCATGGCCCACACGGCGGCAGACAGCACCTTGGCAAAGCCTGGCTCCTGAACCCGGTAGATCTTGGAGCTGTGCGTCAGCTGAAGGCAACGATCCATGCTTACAAATCCCAGGAATATGATGGATAAGTACATGTTCAGGTAGATGAAACAGGCTGTGACTTGACAGTGGAAGATGGTCAGTTTCCAGGGTGCCACTCCGAGGTCGACAACGATCTTGACCGGCAGCGCCAGAGTCAGCAAGAAATCCGCCATCAGGAGGTTGATTAAGTAGATGCTCATGCACCTCTGCTTCTGACCTTTTTGTGTGAATGCCCAGAGTGCAAAGCAGCTTCCAATGAAGCCCACGAGGAAAATCAAATAGTAAAAATAGGTGAAAGGTGCCATTTCCCCACCCACATGGCAGTGGGAAATGTTGCTTGGCATCGCAGATTTCTTGTGCGAGTTGGTTTGGCTGCTAGGAGACAGCAAGACCCTGCAAAAAgaacccagaatcacagaatgttaggggctagaaggagcctcgaaagctcatccagtccaacacccctgccagagcaggagcacctagagcagatcacacaggagcacatccaggtgggtttggaatatatCCAGAGAAAGAGGCTCCACAGtccccctgggtagcctgttccagtgttctgtcaccctcacagggaaaaaaatcttcctcatgttcacatggaacttcctgtgcctcaacatccacccattgccccttgtccatcAATGACATCAGGTTTTTCTGAGAAACAGGAATTTTGGTTAATTCatttcatgtggaaaaaaaaatgcaattgggaaggaatatttttttttttccctctctccttgtgctgcttcacagaaattgaaaagagcttTGTTCTCATGTTGCAAAAAGTTTGGAGATGTGTTAGAATTTCTTCTTGAACATAGAATTTCTGAGAACACAGAataatagattcatagagttgttagggctggaagggacctcaaggctcagccagttccaatccccctgccatgggcagggacacctcacactacagcaggttgcacagagccacatccagcctggccttaagagcctccagggatgaggcttcctgggcaatctgatccagtgtctcaccaccctcatggtaaaaaacaTGAAGAGGAGAAACTTATCCACTAGAACTGAATGAGTTAGCCCAagccccaccactgccccaaCCAACAGAGGAAGGGTTTGAATCTGTTTATGATTTAAGCATCTGGTTACTAATGGTCATACTGAAACTTCACAGCTTCTCAGCAGCTGCAACTGTGCCTAAACCCAGGGTGATGTCTGCAGCAGCCTTATTCTGTGAAAGATGTTGGAGTTGGAGGTTGGAGATGTGGGAGTTGGAGGTTACTGCACTGTCAGGACGatgcagggaggtgctggggagaggagctATGAGTTCTGAGAAGCCCTAAGGTTCTGCAGACTCCTCTCTCATCCTGCCTGAGCAGAGGAGTAATTAATGGCTTATTTTTATGAAgcttttaaaagacagtttGAAAGAAGCTTTTTAGGCTCCCTTAGAAATTACAGGGAGGCAAAGTAGACAACTTTGAGTCTTAATTTTAGCTAAATCTACTACTCCATGACCAAGGGGTTCTGGTTGGTTTCGTTTTTTTGCTTGCTACACTGCCAGACTGCCACACAGAATGTTTGTGGGTAAGGGAGGCAGGTTCATTAGAGTTTCTTGGAATGAAAGCTAATGTATTTATGTCTTGAATAGCATCAGTGCAACACTTTGATTTCATTAGAGTGTGTATCAAAATGAGGGACAATATAAGAGAACCATTGTATTtgcacttttatttttctgctgtaaGACACGTCCAGATGTGCATAGCTCATAAACCTCATTGAAGGTACTCCTAGGATTTAAAACAAGGGGAAAAGCAGCTTGTTTTGtgcagttcacaggatcacaggatgttaggagttggaagagacctctgaagatcattgaggccaaccccttgccagagcaggaccatagaatccagcacaggtcacacaggaacacatccagatggggctggaaagtttctagagaaggagattctacaacccctctgggcagtctgttcccatgctctgggaccctcccagtgaagaagttcctcttcatgtggaggtggaacctcctgtgctgcagtttctctccattgccccttgtcccatcccagggtgcagctgagcagagcctgtcccctccctcctgacccccagccctcagatatttatagatgtttaTTAactgccctctcagtcttctgttctccagactaaaaagccccagggctctcagcctctcctcacagggagagAAGAGTTGGCTTTCTGCAGGAGGTTTCTTTTGTCCTGAAGACAAGACTGAGTTTGACTCAGTTGGGGCGTGCTTGGTTGCGTGCAGGGCTTGTCACCCTGgtcctgagctggtgggagctgtgtcatggcacagctctgctcaccctccACAGCACAAAGAGGCAGCCCAGCAAAGCAAGCCCTGACACACTTCTAGAACTGGAGCCTCCAGGGATttagcacagctgcagcccagtgacAGTGACCAGAGGCAGAGCAAGGGCTGCTTTGCAGGACCCTTGAGACTGGTTCCCTGTTAATGTTTCAGGCTGTGTATTTACCTAGCTCTAGACAGGCTGGGATAAAGACTCAGAGCACCTACCTCTCCTGGTGGTCTCTGGGGCCTTCTGAGCAGGATCCTGCAGGGTCTGCTGCCTTGGAGGCTCTCCCAGCCCAGTGGTGTGTTACTTGTTCCCCTGCCTGTGTCTGCTGGGGTTTCAGAATGAGGCTGTGGTTTGTAGCTGTGCTGGCTGACGCAGTTCAAACCAGCGTTCAAACAGCTAAACCAcagggaagggacctaaaagagAGGCCACAGGAAGATGTCAGTGTTAACGGAACAGCCCAGAGAGCTCTTTTCCTTTGCAGGAGCTAGGGTTGGACAGTGCTCTCCTGTACCCTCTGCCTGGGTCTTGcggtgctgagctgctcctcgggcactgggggctgtgcaggatgaAATGGACAACAATGGGGAGGGACCAAGTGCAAAAGAGCTGAGGTAGGCACATTGGTGTGGCCAGTCCATGGATTAATGCAGGGACTGCAGTTCAGAATGTGTTTTTGTGGAGGGAAGGTGGTCAGAGCTGCTTGAGCtgtccacagcagggagctgagagggctggagagcagtgctgggacatagaagaacacagaagatttcagctcaacatgaggagaatgaggatgacagagcactggagcaggctgcccagagggtttgtgcattctccttctctggagcctttccaaacccacctggatgcattcctgtgcagcctaccctgggggatcctgctctggcagggggttggacctgatgatctcttttgaggtcctttccacctctgatatgctgtgagactgtgagctGGCTGGTTCTTTGTGGTCCTGAAGGCAGGaccatcctcatcctctcctcctgGAGATGTAACCTAAAATGTTTGTGTGTCAGGGAGAGGAGGCAGGTTTGGCCTGGCCAGCCCCAGCGTGGGAGCTTCCTCATTTACTTGTAAAACTTCATCTCATTTTTCCCAGGCTCTTGACCTGGGGATGTCAGTggctgctgttttgcttttgcttttaagaATCTGaaattctcttctcctcctatgtcttacattaaaaaaatcaacctgGAATCAGGGGGTGGTGGTGTAGTTTAGCCCTCGGGCAATATAATATTCCTTTCAgtataatatattttttttccccctagatgTTAAGGTAAATGTCCTTGGAGTCAGTAGAATTTATAACTCCCAACCTTTTGGCCCTTGGTCAAGTGCTATTTAAAACTCAAAATGACACATTATGGATACAGGGCAATGGTCATAATCAATGTttgggtgtggtttttttttttttttaaccatgagCAAATGtctcagagcaggctgagggggggCTGAAGTACTGACAATGTAGTGAAACCCCCAAATGGTGGCACTCTGCTGTAGCTGAGAACCCACACGCCACCTCCCCCAGCTTTGTGAAGACACAGATGAAGAATGCCTGGTTTTAGGTTTAGTCAGAAGCTTAAAGTTCAGACCATATTTGTCCAAGTGTTTGCAAAGCTTCAGCATCTGGAATGATCCTGCCTCCAGGTTTGAGCAAATGTGGTCCCTGTGCTTTGGCCAGGATCAcctcatgcagtgctgcagattgGGGgaatgagtggctggagagggagCCTGGCAGacagggacctggcagtgccgGTTGGcaaccagctgaacatgagccaacagtgtgcccagctgccaCCCAAGGCCAGTGGCACCTTTGCTTGTATCAGGAacactgtgaccagcaggactagggatggaattctgcccctgtgccccCCTCACctcgagcactgtgtgcagctctgggtcctcactgcaagaaagctcttgaggtgctggagtgggtccagaggagagcaaccagactggggaagggactggagggaaaggctgatgaggagaggctgaggaagctggggatgtgtagcctggagaggaggagactcaggggggaccttatcacactctacaactacctgaggggaagttgtagtcaggtgggggtcaggctctgctcccaggcaacttgtgccaggatgagagggcatggcctgaagctgtgccaggggaggtttaggttggatgttaggaagcactttcTTGAGGAAAGGGgaatgagacactggaatggactgcccagggaggtggtggtggagtcaccctccctggaggtgtttaaggcaagattggatgtggcccttagtgccatggtctggttggtgtggtggtgttgggtcataagctggacttaatgatctcagaggtctattcaagcctcaataattctgtgattctgtgtttttgtgGTCTTCTGCTTGTTGTGCAGAACTGGTCTTTCCACACttgcagttttctttccttgttttgaAGCTTGAAACATAGCATTGTGAGGTTTATGTGTGTTTGTGTCTCCCTTCTGCAGAATTAGTTACAGCTCAGAAAAACCTTTTTGCAGGTCTGCAAAAGACAAGGTGGTGGTTAGGTAAACTTTACTGTAGAGAAGTGGTCTCCACTTCCTGGAAAAAGTGTtttgagaggaggagaaacacaAGAACGTGAGTCTGAGTCCTGCTTGTGTTCTTACTGCAGCTCAGAGTcatctttttcccctctccatgGCTGCTTCAAAAGGCCATTTCAGCTCATAAATTACAGGTGCAGATCTTGCAGTCATTGGAGCAAGATTCTCATCACAATCCCTTATTTTGGGTGGTTTGAACTCTGCTGAAGTTTTGACTTTTGGCTTGAGATGTTTCTTTCTGATGCTTGCCTGCTGAGGCTGGCTCCTGGGGGCCAGGGAACAAAGGGGTGCTGGTGTGAGTGGGAACTCAGCCAAAAGGATGAAATCATCCCTCAGAACCCTAAATCTGATGACCTTTAGAAGAGCATCAGAAGCCTGGTGTTGTGAATGGGGCTCACCTGTGGTACTGAGCCTGTCTTTGTGGAGCAGTCTCAGTGGTGCCTTTGCCATCCTTAGGCACAAAGGATATTTCATGTACAAAGCAGCAAGTTCTCTGTTTTCTCTTACTGCTTTTCATGAGTTTCACTGACAGATTTGAATCTCCCAAAATTAAACTCAGTGAGAGTCTTGAGTGGATTTCTGTACAACCAGGAGGTTTTGATATGTGAAGGCAGTGGTGGGGtgagcctcctgccctgcaggagtGTTTGGAGGAAGGATTTCCATTTGCTAGGATGAGCTCTTCTCCTGAAAAACTGCTGTGCTCTGTCAGTGGCAGGGAAAGGAGTCCATTGTGGAGCTTTGCACCGTGATGTTAGTGTGAGAAGCCCATTGCACACCACCTGCAGCACTCTCATGTGTCCAGTGTAATGTTCTGGGTCTACAGCCTTGGGGTAGCACTGAAGGCCAGGACAGGTTTAGGAGTAGTTTAAAATGTGAGAGGTTTATGGGCTTTCTGAAGTGGATTTGTGCCACCTTTCCTGGGTGCTGTCTCAAGGTTTTGAACAGCAGAACAACATCTCCTTACAAAGATGTCCAGGAGGTCCACCTTGGCTTGGGGTAGAGAGGCTAAAATGAGTGAGCATAACCATTTCTCTGCACCTCTCTGTGGGCTTGATGGCTtttggcagcctgtgctggaggctTGTTCTTCTCAGAGGCCTTTGCCAGAGATTCAAGGTCCAGATTGAGTAATTTAGCCCTCCAAGGAATCAACAGACCAGACTCAGCTTCTTGTTCCTGCAGTATCATGGAGGGAGCCAGGAGAACATCAGGAAGGTAAACTGCAGCTGGGGACTGGGTCTTTGTTCAAACTTTTTAGCTCTGGGTTCCTTTCCCTGCAGGAATTTTAGGGAAGCTCTCCAGATGGTAGGTGGACAAGGCAAAGAGCGGACACTTGGTGCAGCCACAAGACTTCTGGGTGTCtgatgctgggctgggctgatcTGCAGTGTGATGTGCTGGGAAAGGTGTGAAAGAATTCACTTAcccagagcagaaaaaaagaactggTCCTGTACCTTTCCATCCCAGTTCATGCAGCCAAAGagagagcaaggctggggaagCGGAGCAGAAGCCTGGATTAATAATGGTGTGAGCTGAGCCTTGTGACAcgtggctggctgcagcagggttgaTGGTGACACCTTCTCCAACAGGAGCAGGATCTGTTATCAAAGCTAACTGAAAGCCTGAAGGTCAGTGTCACCTTTTCCCAAGGGTGTTTTGCTCAGCATCCCTTCCCTTGGGGGCCTTCTGCAGATTTTCCTCCTAATATCAGTAATCTGGTGGGGTGAGGAAACTATTGCATAATCTAAATCATCTTTTCAAAGTAATTCAAGTTATATTGTGCAAGTGAGTTCATCTCTGTGTTCCTTAGGTTTGTGCAGGCAAATACCAAACTATACCATGAAAGGAACAAAATGTTTTTTAGCCATAAATGACACAAAATCTTTCAGAGAGTCACAgcttcccttccccagcaggcTGCTTCCCTTAGCTTCAAAGTCTCAGTTTGGCAGGAGTCAGGGAGCTCTGGAAGCACCATGTAAATAATCTTCTATGTGTTTTCtttacaaaacaaagccaaagagCAGCCTTCTCCTGTAGGCCCTAAAGGCTGCTTCAGGCTGAGggtgcccccagcccctgcagtggGATGAACATCCAGgatgtgctgggtgctgcttggGATCTCTGCTCAGGCAAGTAGGAAATAGATGGAAGTAAATAAGCTCCAACAGGGTGGGTTtgaactgagcagagctgtCTGGTCCTTCAGTTGAAATCTAACGCTGAGTGGTGGAATGGTGCTGCTGTCAAGCAGTGGTCTCAGACCAAGGAAGAGTTACCCACACAGCCCTGGAGGAGGTTCAGAGGCCATGCATTTAAAAATCTCTCACCCTAAGAGATTGTCAGCACTGAAGTGAAACAGAATGGCAGAGGTGAAGCATGCctgtccctgtctctgctgtgctgagggaaaggaaagaggcttCTGTGGTACTTCCTGCACTGGTGTTTTCCCTGAGAGTGATGAAATCaatcaggaagagaaaaatctgcCCTGAAATACGGTTGAGAAGAGATTATATTTCTGTCTAGAAGGCTGGGAGCCATTACTGCTGTACAGAGAGAAATGCAGTGCCCAAGGCATGGGGAAAGCAGCAAATGGTTTAAATGCACCCCAGAGTTTCTAGCCAGGAGCTCTCAAACAGCTCCTTGGGTGCTcttgctcctcctgcagcagcagggagggagtcATTTGGTGTGAGCACTGTGGGTTCCTGGAAGGTCCTGAGGAACGTGGTGCAAAGTCACTGTGTTCCTGACTTACAGAAGGAGCCTCTTTAAACACTTCCTTATATTGAGCATCACCTTTTGTAGAAGCACTCTGACCTTTGGTGCCTAAGGGGGGCAAACAGTTGTGTTTAATACTTAGATGTGTAGAATCTTTCCCTTAAGAAAtcctatataaatatatatacacacattaaaaaaaaatatataaaatcatagaatgttaggggttggaagggacctccagagatcatccagtgcaagccccctgccaaaagcaggatcacccagggtagtccacacaggagtgcatccagttgggttttgaaagaCTACAACCTcgctgggaagcctgctccagggctctgtcaccctcactggaaagaaatttcttctcaccTTGAGGTTCGAGTtagtatccattgttccttggcttattagtgtgcaccacccaaaagagcctggccccctccacttgacccccacccctcagatactgatagacattgatcagatcc
Coding sequences:
- the GPR171 gene encoding LOW QUALITY PROTEIN: G-protein coupled receptor 171 (The sequence of the model RefSeq protein was modified relative to this genomic sequence to represent the inferred CDS: inserted 2 bases in 1 codon), whose amino-acid sequence is MPSNISHCHVGGEMAPFTYFYYLIFLVGFIGSCFALWAFTQKGQKQRCMSIYLINLLMADFLLTLALPVKIVVDLGVAPWKLTIFHCQVTACFIYLNMYLSIIFLGFVSMDRCLQLTHSSKIYRVQEPGFAKVLSAAVWAMVLLVTVPNMAIPIRTIKERPGATCIDFKTKFGRDWHVFTNFICTAIFLNFSAMILISNFLAVRQLYRNKYSEGYVHARRALVSILLVTAGYLLCFLPYHIVRIPYTLSQSHTITSCSLKQALFKAKEATLLLAVSNLCFDPVLYYHLSQSFRLKVTETFAASKEGKPSTDXEVQDRRLQQRQKEWLTAS